A DNA window from Thalassospiraceae bacterium LMO-JJ14 contains the following coding sequences:
- a CDS encoding DsbE family thiol:disulfide interchange protein produces the protein MKRFLYILPLAGFLLIGVYLAIGLGLDPQKLPSMLEGKPVPAFDLPGLEGRDEKGLKNTDLQGDVSLVNVFGSWCVACRVEHPFLMTIKENGWVPIHAIDWREPDRQAGPAWLRRHGDPYTLAGDDPRSIAAISFGVTGAPETFVVDKKGIVRYKHVGPITKEVWNGTLEPLIAHLREQGG, from the coding sequence ATGAAACGATTTTTGTATATTCTGCCGCTGGCCGGTTTTCTGCTGATCGGTGTTTACCTGGCCATCGGTCTTGGCCTTGATCCGCAAAAACTGCCGAGCATGTTGGAAGGCAAGCCGGTCCCTGCCTTCGATCTGCCGGGTCTTGAGGGCCGCGATGAAAAAGGACTCAAGAATACGGACCTGCAGGGCGATGTCTCGCTGGTCAATGTCTTCGGATCCTGGTGCGTGGCGTGCCGGGTCGAGCATCCGTTCCTGATGACCATCAAGGAAAACGGCTGGGTGCCGATCCACGCCATCGACTGGCGCGAGCCGGATCGTCAGGCAGGACCTGCATGGCTCAGGCGCCACGGCGATCCGTATACGCTGGCCGGTGACGACCCGCGATCCATCGCCGCCATTTCTTTCGGCGTTACCGGCGCGCCGGAAACCTTCGTCGTCGATAAAAAGGGGATCGTCCGTTACAAACATGTCGGTCCGATTACCAAGGAAGTGTGGAATGGGACGTTGGAGCCGTTAATTGCCCATCTGCGGGAGCAGGGCGGATGA
- the ccmD gene encoding heme exporter protein CcmD has protein sequence MNNTDSILSMTKHGAYVWPSYVLAAVLLIGLVAVSLRALRKTREELQRVEAAMPKESDET, from the coding sequence ATGAATAACACCGACAGTATTCTGAGCATGACCAAACATGGCGCATATGTGTGGCCGAGCTATGTCCTTGCTGCCGTTCTGCTGATCGGCTTGGTCGCGGTCAGCCTGCGCGCGCTCAGGAAAACTCGTGAAGAATTACAGCGGGTCGAAGCCGCGATGCCGAAGGAATCCGATGAAACGTAA
- a CDS encoding AMP-binding protein, with translation MSQGPFYDDLEIRDPGRREAALLGALSAHVQNARDNAPYYQTLLKEIDPSEITDRAALAKLPVTRKSELVNIQSEGDPLGGMTTVPAGHMLRIFQSPGPTYDIEGFGKDWWGTARALFASGFRNGDIMHNTFAYHFTPAGVMLEAGAHALGCAVFPAGVGNTELQVQAVHDIKPTGYAGTPSFLKMILEKAEELGKDASSLKKACVAGEGLPPALRKEIEDHGIHCGQVYASADIGNIAYESEAREGLIIDERHIVEIVRPGTGDPVAEGEVGEVVVTVLREDIPLIRFATGDLSQFLGGQSPCGRTNMRLRGWMGRADQTTKVKGMFVHPAQVAEIVRRHPEIARARVVVTHDGKSDVMTVRCETADSGPALVDAINQTIQNVCKLKGVCECVAAGSLPNDGKVIEDARAN, from the coding sequence ATGAGCCAGGGTCCATTCTACGACGATCTCGAGATCAGGGATCCGGGGCGACGCGAAGCCGCTCTATTGGGTGCGCTGTCGGCGCATGTCCAGAACGCCCGCGACAATGCACCTTACTACCAGACACTGCTTAAAGAGATCGACCCTTCGGAAATTACCGATCGTGCGGCGCTTGCCAAGCTGCCGGTGACGCGTAAGTCGGAGCTGGTCAACATACAGTCCGAAGGCGACCCGTTGGGCGGCATGACGACGGTACCTGCCGGTCATATGCTGCGTATCTTCCAGTCGCCGGGGCCGACTTATGATATCGAAGGCTTCGGCAAGGACTGGTGGGGGACAGCGCGGGCGCTTTTTGCCAGCGGCTTTCGGAACGGCGATATCATGCACAACACCTTCGCCTATCATTTCACGCCGGCCGGCGTCATGCTGGAAGCCGGAGCCCATGCACTGGGCTGTGCCGTGTTCCCGGCCGGTGTCGGCAATACCGAACTACAGGTACAGGCGGTTCATGACATCAAGCCGACGGGCTACGCCGGGACGCCGAGCTTTTTGAAAATGATCCTCGAAAAAGCCGAGGAGCTCGGCAAGGACGCGTCCAGTCTCAAGAAAGCCTGTGTCGCGGGCGAGGGGCTGCCGCCGGCGCTCCGCAAGGAAATTGAAGATCATGGCATTCATTGCGGCCAAGTATATGCCTCGGCCGATATCGGTAATATCGCCTATGAAAGCGAAGCACGCGAAGGCTTGATTATCGATGAACGCCATATCGTCGAGATCGTTCGTCCCGGAACCGGCGATCCTGTCGCCGAAGGCGAGGTCGGCGAAGTGGTGGTGACGGTGCTCAGGGAAGACATCCCGCTGATCCGTTTCGCCACCGGCGATCTATCGCAATTCCTGGGCGGTCAAAGCCCGTGCGGGCGCACCAACATGCGGCTTCGTGGCTGGATGGGCCGCGCCGATCAGACGACCAAGGTCAAAGGCATGTTCGTGCATCCGGCCCAGGTTGCGGAAATCGTTCGCCGCCATCCGGAAATCGCCCGCGCCCGCGTCGTTGTTACCCATGACGGCAAGAGCGACGTGATGACCGTCAGGTGTGAGACCGCTGACAGCGGTCCGGCCCTTGTGGATGCCATCAACCAGACGATCCAGAACGTTTGCAAGCTCAAGGGTGTGTGTGAATGCGTCGCGGCAGGATCGCTGCCGAATGACGGCAAGGTTATCGAGGACGCCCGCGCGAACTGA
- the ccmI gene encoding c-type cytochrome biogenesis protein CcmI, producing the protein MTFWVFAGLLSAVVLVALLLPQFRAARQLAGRSEYDVTVYKDQLSELDRDLAEGRIAVAEADAARLEIQRRLLAAADAAENEETVETAPGKGRFTVIVAALIVPLAALGLYMKTGTPGMPDFPMSARTDLKEAPAAASDENNAMRQLATQLEARLRANDGDADGWILLARTYGTLGEQRLAAAAYQRAVELSGRDPELLADWAETRLMARDGNFTPEIFGDFLEAREKNPLLPKPWFYIGLDKAMGGDLLGAAQIWTDLLAIQPKDAPFVSAIRSQIKRAAEDGGFAVSDLQPSENARKLAAGNPALSSGNAPAPGAQSTSPAPPGPTREDVEAAQQMTGEEQNAFIRSMVARLAEKLEANPNDPSGWQRLIRAYEVLGETEKAEAAKKRLKEIQAN; encoded by the coding sequence ATGACGTTCTGGGTATTTGCCGGACTGTTGAGTGCTGTTGTGTTGGTGGCGCTGCTTTTGCCGCAGTTTCGCGCAGCCCGTCAGCTAGCGGGCCGCTCGGAATATGACGTCACCGTCTACAAGGATCAACTGAGCGAGCTGGACCGTGATCTGGCGGAGGGGCGGATCGCCGTTGCGGAAGCCGATGCCGCGCGTCTGGAAATCCAGCGCCGCCTGCTTGCCGCCGCCGATGCGGCGGAAAACGAGGAAACAGTTGAGACAGCACCCGGCAAGGGACGGTTTACGGTCATCGTCGCGGCCCTGATCGTACCGCTCGCTGCGCTTGGCCTTTATATGAAGACCGGTACGCCGGGTATGCCCGATTTCCCAATGTCGGCACGCACCGATCTCAAGGAAGCCCCTGCGGCTGCCAGCGACGAGAACAATGCCATGCGGCAGTTGGCGACACAGCTCGAAGCGCGTCTTCGTGCCAATGACGGGGATGCGGATGGCTGGATACTGCTGGCAAGAACCTACGGCACGCTCGGCGAGCAGCGCCTCGCTGCCGCTGCGTATCAACGTGCCGTAGAACTGAGCGGCCGAGATCCGGAATTGCTGGCGGACTGGGCGGAAACCCGGCTGATGGCACGCGACGGAAATTTCACGCCGGAGATATTCGGGGACTTTCTGGAAGCCCGTGAAAAGAACCCGCTGCTGCCCAAGCCCTGGTTCTACATCGGTCTCGACAAGGCCATGGGGGGCGACCTTTTGGGGGCGGCGCAAATCTGGACCGATCTGCTGGCGATCCAGCCCAAGGATGCGCCTTTCGTGAGCGCTATTAGATCGCAGATCAAGCGTGCCGCGGAAGATGGCGGCTTTGCCGTTTCGGATCTACAGCCGAGCGAAAACGCCAGAAAACTGGCCGCAGGTAATCCCGCCTTGAGTTCCGGTAATGCGCCGGCACCCGGCGCACAAAGCACAAGCCCCGCGCCGCCCGGACCAACGCGTGAAGACGTCGAGGCCGCACAGCAGATGACGGGTGAGGAACAAAATGCCTTCATCCGCTCGATGGTTGCGAGGCTGGCCGAGAAGCTTGAGGCAAATCCGAACGATCCGTCGGGTTGGCAGCGGCTGATCCGCGCTTACGAGGTGCTGGGCGAGACTGAAAAAGCCGAAGCGGCGAAAAAGCGTCTGAAAGAGATTCAGGCCAACTGA
- a CDS encoding ABC transporter ATP-binding protein produces the protein MSSSAQVVEDTAGALGSDPEGAGILLAVNNIEVIYDHVILVLKGVSLEVPKGQIVAILGANGAGKTTTLKAISNLLHAERGEVTKGSIIYDEQKVEASSPNDLVKRGVIQVMEGRHCFEHLTIEENLLTGAYTRADGNAAINQSLEKVYAYFPRLKERRTSQAGYTSGGEQQMCAIGRALMSNPKMILLDEPSMGLAPQLVEEIFDIVNELNKKEGVSILLAEQNTNIALKYADYGYILENGRVVMDGPASTLRENEDVKEFYLGISTSGRKSFRDVKHYRRRKRWLG, from the coding sequence ATGAGCAGTTCCGCCCAAGTGGTGGAGGATACCGCTGGTGCCCTCGGGAGTGATCCCGAGGGTGCCGGCATTCTCCTCGCCGTAAATAATATCGAGGTCATTTACGACCACGTGATTCTGGTGCTCAAAGGCGTCTCGCTTGAGGTGCCGAAGGGACAGATTGTCGCCATTCTCGGTGCCAACGGTGCCGGTAAGACGACGACGCTGAAGGCGATATCCAATCTCCTGCACGCGGAACGCGGTGAAGTGACCAAAGGCTCCATTATCTATGACGAACAGAAAGTCGAGGCATCCTCGCCGAACGATCTGGTGAAGCGCGGCGTCATTCAGGTCATGGAAGGCCGTCACTGTTTCGAGCATTTGACGATCGAGGAAAACCTGCTGACCGGTGCCTATACGCGCGCCGACGGCAATGCCGCCATTAATCAGTCGCTTGAAAAAGTTTATGCATATTTCCCCAGGCTCAAGGAGCGCCGCACGTCACAGGCCGGATATACATCCGGCGGTGAACAGCAGATGTGCGCCATTGGCCGGGCCCTTATGTCGAACCCGAAGATGATCCTGCTCGACGAGCCGTCGATGGGCCTTGCCCCACAGCTGGTCGAGGAAATCTTCGATATCGTCAACGAACTGAACAAGAAGGAAGGTGTCAGCATCCTGCTTGCAGAGCAAAACACCAACATCGCCCTCAAATACGCCGACTACGGCTATATCCTTGAAAACGGACGTGTCGTTATGGACGGGCCGGCAAGTACATTGCGTGAAAACGAGGACGTGAAGGAATTTTACCTCGGCATTTCGACGTCCGGGCGTAAAAGCTTCCGCGATGTAAAGCATTACCGCCGCCGCAAGCGCTGGCTCGGGTAA
- the ccmA gene encoding heme ABC exporter ATP-binding protein CcmA, giving the protein MSEFSGQDIECIRGERLVLSGTGFAVTSGHALILKGANGAGKSTLLRLMAGLMRPVSGSISWDGADIRDDPVEHNRRLAYIGHADAVKPALSVMENVTFWAEISGSTAMPATDALAALGIGHLADLPARYLSAGQRRRVTLTRMLTSGAALWLLDEPTTALDADTTDALKVLIEAHLSAGGMAVISTHTDLGLSTADTLTIAATRRAAA; this is encoded by the coding sequence ATGTCGGAATTCAGTGGCCAGGATATCGAATGCATAAGAGGCGAGCGGCTGGTGCTCAGCGGCACCGGCTTTGCCGTGACCAGCGGCCATGCCTTGATTCTGAAAGGCGCCAACGGTGCCGGCAAGTCGACTCTGCTGCGTTTGATGGCCGGGCTGATGCGACCCGTTAGCGGAAGCATTTCATGGGACGGGGCAGACATTCGCGACGACCCTGTCGAGCATAACCGCAGACTTGCCTATATCGGCCATGCCGATGCCGTCAAACCGGCGCTGAGCGTGATGGAAAACGTCACCTTCTGGGCCGAGATTTCAGGTAGCACCGCGATGCCGGCTACGGATGCGCTGGCGGCGCTCGGTATCGGCCATCTTGCGGATTTGCCGGCACGCTATCTGTCTGCGGGCCAGCGCCGCCGTGTGACGCTGACACGCATGCTGACATCCGGTGCGGCGTTGTGGTTGCTCGATGAGCCGACAACGGCGCTCGATGCCGACACGACGGATGCGCTCAAGGTCCTGATTGAAGCGCATTTGAGCGCGGGTGGCATGGCGGTGATTTCTACGCACACCGATCTCGGCCTATCAACAGCAGATACACTGACAATTGCCGCGACCCGGCGGGCGGCGGCATGA
- a CDS encoding ABC transporter substrate-binding protein — MRLKLLTKALAVAAVAMPLTAAVADAYELVIPATVYRTGPYAPNGIPFANGYGDYYKMLNERDGGIEGVKIKYLECETAYNTKQGVECYENTKATPPSGALAYQPLSTGITYQLIPKATEDKIPVFSMGYGRTSAANGKVFPYIFNFPATYWDQASVFVKYIGEKEGGMDKLKGKKIALVYHNSAYGKEPIRTLEELSKKHGFELQLLAVDHPGQEQKATWLQVRRERPDWVLMWGWGVMNQVAVKEAASIRFPMDHFIGVWWSGSENDVLPAGASANGYLSGAFHAAGDNYRAHDDIKKFVYDKGMGGGDRDRIGEVLYNRGLVAAMWTSEAIRTAMRIHNTKEPTSEQVRDGFEALNVDAKRLAVLGLEGFTYPVKISCENHQGPGKVALQQWDAKAKKWSFVSDFYEPDHDVVNALIAEDSANFAKENNITPRTCN; from the coding sequence ATGAGACTTAAACTACTGACGAAAGCACTTGCTGTCGCTGCGGTCGCAATGCCGCTGACAGCTGCCGTCGCGGACGCCTATGAACTGGTGATCCCGGCCACGGTCTACAGAACCGGTCCATATGCGCCGAATGGGATTCCGTTCGCCAACGGGTATGGTGACTACTACAAGATGCTCAACGAGCGCGATGGCGGTATCGAAGGCGTCAAGATCAAGTATCTTGAGTGCGAAACCGCTTACAACACCAAGCAAGGTGTCGAGTGCTATGAGAACACCAAAGCGACACCACCGTCAGGCGCGCTTGCATATCAGCCGCTGTCGACCGGGATTACCTACCAGCTGATCCCGAAAGCCACGGAAGATAAAATCCCGGTGTTCTCGATGGGGTATGGCCGGACCTCTGCTGCCAACGGCAAAGTGTTCCCATACATCTTCAACTTCCCGGCCACGTACTGGGATCAGGCTTCCGTCTTCGTCAAATACATCGGTGAAAAAGAAGGCGGCATGGACAAGCTGAAGGGCAAGAAGATCGCGCTGGTCTATCACAACTCGGCGTACGGTAAAGAACCGATCCGCACCCTTGAAGAGCTGTCCAAGAAACATGGTTTCGAGCTGCAACTACTCGCTGTCGATCACCCGGGTCAGGAACAGAAAGCCACCTGGCTTCAGGTTCGCCGTGAACGCCCGGACTGGGTCTTGATGTGGGGCTGGGGTGTCATGAACCAGGTCGCCGTCAAAGAAGCCGCATCGATCCGGTTCCCGATGGATCATTTCATCGGTGTCTGGTGGTCGGGTTCCGAAAACGACGTGCTGCCGGCCGGTGCTTCGGCCAATGGCTATCTGTCGGGTGCCTTCCATGCAGCCGGTGATAACTATCGTGCGCACGATGACATCAAGAAGTTTGTCTACGACAAGGGTATGGGCGGTGGTGACCGCGACCGTATCGGCGAAGTGCTCTACAACCGTGGCCTCGTTGCCGCTATGTGGACCTCAGAAGCGATCCGCACAGCCATGCGTATCCACAACACCAAGGAGCCGACAAGCGAACAGGTTCGCGACGGTTTTGAGGCGCTGAATGTCGATGCTAAACGTCTTGCCGTTCTTGGCCTTGAAGGTTTCACCTATCCGGTCAAGATCTCCTGCGAAAACCACCAGGGTCCAGGCAAGGTCGCACTCCAGCAATGGGATGCGAAAGCCAAGAAGTGGAGCTTCGTTTCCGACTTTTATGAGCCGGACCATGACGTTGTTAACGCACTGATCGCAGAAGACTCGGCGAACTTTGCCAAAGAAAACAACATCACGCCGCGGACCTGCAATTAA
- a CDS encoding heme ABC transporter permease, translating to MHYFANPTRFQRLSRRVEPWLLGLMLICFAAGLYLSLFASPVDYQQGHTVRIMYIHVPAAWMALFCYTAMAVSAAVALIWKHALADVAAKATAPIGAAFTFLSLVTGSLWGKPMWGTWWVWDARLTSVLVLFFLYLGYMALRDAFDEPGRGARASAILVLVGFVNVPIIKFSVDWWNTLHQPSSVLRMQGPTIHPDMLTPLFLMAAAFQLYYFWLLLIRIRCELMSNRVRALRHRQAAAG from the coding sequence CTGCATTACTTCGCCAACCCGACCCGTTTTCAGCGCCTGAGCCGCCGTGTCGAGCCGTGGCTGCTAGGCCTGATGCTGATCTGTTTTGCCGCCGGGCTTTATTTGTCGTTGTTTGCATCCCCGGTCGATTATCAGCAGGGGCATACGGTGCGGATTATGTACATCCATGTGCCGGCGGCGTGGATGGCGTTGTTTTGTTATACGGCCATGGCGGTATCGGCGGCGGTGGCCCTCATCTGGAAACATGCCCTGGCCGATGTCGCCGCCAAGGCGACAGCACCGATCGGTGCGGCATTCACGTTCCTGTCGCTGGTTACGGGGTCGCTCTGGGGCAAACCGATGTGGGGCACCTGGTGGGTCTGGGATGCGCGACTGACGTCGGTCCTGGTGCTCTTCTTTCTGTATCTGGGCTATATGGCGCTTCGCGATGCCTTCGACGAGCCCGGGCGAGGCGCGCGGGCCTCGGCGATCCTGGTGCTGGTCGGCTTCGTCAACGTGCCGATTATCAAGTTCTCGGTCGACTGGTGGAACACCCTGCATCAACCGTCCAGTGTGCTCCGCATGCAGGGACCGACGATCCACCCCGATATGCTGACGCCGCTATTCCTGATGGCAGCTGCTTTTCAGCTATATTATTTCTGGTTGTTGCTGATCCGCATCCGCTGTGAACTCATGTCCAACCGAGTGCGTGCACTGCGCCACCGGCAGGCGGCGGCAGGTTAG
- a CDS encoding cytochrome c-type biogenesis protein, translated as MRFVLAALFLALLAVPALAVQPDEILKDPALESRAREVGKELRCLVCQNQSIDDSDADLARDLRVLVRERIVAGDSNREVIDYVVSRYGDFVLLNPPFKLKTYALWFGPGVIIAFGVFAIFLFFRRRTGEVSPGTGANALSEAEKQKLARLIDEDQS; from the coding sequence ATGAGGTTTGTACTCGCCGCATTATTTCTGGCCTTGCTGGCGGTCCCGGCGCTTGCCGTGCAACCAGATGAAATTCTCAAGGACCCGGCACTGGAATCGCGCGCGCGAGAAGTCGGTAAGGAACTTCGCTGTCTGGTTTGCCAGAACCAGTCCATCGACGATTCCGATGCCGATCTGGCGCGCGACCTGCGCGTTCTGGTCCGTGAGCGGATTGTTGCCGGGGACAGCAACCGCGAAGTGATCGATTACGTGGTGTCGCGTTACGGCGACTTCGTTTTGCTCAATCCCCCGTTCAAGCTGAAAACCTACGCGCTGTGGTTTGGTCCGGGCGTGATCATCGCATTCGGTGTGTTTGCCATCTTTTTGTTCTTCCGCCGCCGCACAGGTGAGGTCTCACCGGGCACCGGGGCGAATGCATTGAGCGAGGCCGAGAAGCAGAAGCTTGCCCGATTGATCGACGAGGATCAGTCATGA
- a CDS encoding heme lyase CcmF/NrfE family subunit, with product MIAELGHFALILALMVACTQGVIPLIGAQRGNAAWMAFANHSALVQFCLVAVSFGCLTHAYVTSDFSLVNVVQNSHSTKPMLYKVSGVWGNHEGSMLLWVLILSIFGAAVAMFGKYLPPALKARALSVQALIAVGFYLFILLTSNPFERMFPPAANGQDLNPLLQDPGLAFHPPMLYLGYVGFSMAFSFAIAALIEGRVDAAWARWVRPWTLAAWCFLTGGIALGSWWAYYELGWGGFWFWDPVENASFMPWLIGTALLHSCVVVEKRDTMKAWTIFLAIVAFSFSLLGTFLVRSGVLTSVHAFATDPERGVFILVLLLIVIGGSFTLYAWRAPQLKSTGLFQPISREGALLLNNLLMGTAAGVVLLGTLYPLFIDAISDGQDKISVGPPFFNAVFIPLMTPMVAAMAIGPLLAWKRGDLLRALKTLWLGMALALALAIATWSWQSGASPWGIVGVAIGSWLAIGTLIELAERVRLFRVPVGQSLRRLGNLPRANWGMTLAHFGLALAVFGITGAGVWKVESVQSMQPGETVNVSGYEFRFDGAQEKEGPNYLITEGRFTVTKDGRLIAELAPEKRIYTVRQMPTTEAGIYTLLSGDLYAVIGDANADGSYVTRIYFNPLVVWMWIGALTMVVGGALSLSDRRFRIGAPKRSSVPAGAQPAE from the coding sequence TTGATCGCTGAACTTGGTCATTTCGCGTTAATTCTGGCCCTGATGGTGGCTTGCACGCAGGGCGTCATTCCGCTGATCGGCGCGCAGCGCGGCAACGCTGCGTGGATGGCCTTCGCCAATCACTCGGCACTGGTACAGTTCTGTCTTGTCGCAGTCAGTTTCGGCTGTCTTACGCATGCCTACGTGACGTCGGATTTCTCGCTCGTCAATGTGGTGCAGAATTCCCATTCCACGAAACCGATGCTTTATAAAGTCTCCGGTGTGTGGGGCAATCATGAAGGCTCAATGCTGCTTTGGGTGCTGATCCTGTCGATCTTCGGCGCCGCCGTCGCCATGTTCGGCAAGTATCTGCCGCCAGCGCTCAAGGCGCGTGCCCTTTCGGTGCAGGCATTGATCGCGGTCGGCTTCTACCTGTTTATCCTGCTGACGTCCAATCCGTTCGAGCGGATGTTTCCCCCGGCCGCCAACGGCCAGGATCTGAATCCGCTGCTGCAGGATCCGGGCCTCGCGTTTCATCCGCCGATGCTCTATCTAGGCTATGTCGGTTTTTCGATGGCGTTTTCGTTCGCCATTGCGGCGTTGATCGAAGGCCGCGTCGATGCCGCGTGGGCGCGCTGGGTGCGGCCCTGGACGCTGGCGGCATGGTGCTTCCTTACCGGCGGTATCGCGCTTGGTTCCTGGTGGGCATACTATGAACTCGGCTGGGGCGGTTTCTGGTTCTGGGATCCGGTCGAAAACGCATCGTTCATGCCGTGGCTGATCGGCACCGCGTTGTTGCATTCCTGTGTCGTCGTTGAAAAACGCGACACCATGAAGGCCTGGACCATCTTCCTTGCCATCGTCGCATTTTCGTTCTCGCTGCTGGGCACGTTCCTGGTGCGCTCCGGGGTGCTGACCTCGGTGCACGCGTTCGCAACCGATCCCGAGCGGGGTGTTTTTATTCTCGTGCTTTTGCTGATCGTCATCGGCGGCTCGTTCACGCTTTATGCCTGGCGCGCACCGCAACTGAAGAGCACCGGGCTATTTCAGCCGATTTCGCGTGAAGGGGCCCTGCTGCTGAACAACCTGTTGATGGGAACGGCGGCGGGCGTGGTTCTGCTGGGGACGCTTTATCCTCTGTTCATCGATGCGATTTCCGACGGGCAGGACAAGATTTCCGTCGGGCCGCCGTTCTTCAACGCGGTCTTCATTCCTTTGATGACGCCGATGGTCGCGGCGATGGCCATCGGCCCGTTGCTGGCGTGGAAGCGCGGCGATCTGTTGCGTGCGCTGAAAACCTTGTGGCTCGGCATGGCGCTGGCACTGGCGCTGGCGATTGCCACCTGGTCTTGGCAGAGCGGCGCATCGCCGTGGGGAATCGTCGGTGTCGCCATCGGCTCATGGCTCGCCATCGGCACGCTGATCGAACTAGCCGAGCGGGTGCGCCTGTTCCGCGTTCCCGTCGGTCAGTCGCTGCGCCGTTTGGGCAATTTGCCGCGCGCCAACTGGGGCATGACGCTGGCGCACTTCGGTCTGGCGCTGGCCGTGTTCGGGATTACCGGCGCCGGGGTGTGGAAGGTCGAAAGCGTGCAAAGCATGCAGCCCGGCGAAACAGTGAATGTGTCGGGTTATGAGTTCCGTTTCGATGGCGCTCAGGAAAAAGAGGGGCCGAATTACCTGATTACCGAAGGCCGTTTCACGGTGACGAAGGACGGCAGGCTGATCGCCGAACTGGCGCCGGAAAAGCGTATCTACACGGTGCGCCAGATGCCGACGACCGAAGCCGGGATATATACGCTACTGTCGGGCGATCTGTATGCCGTCATCGGCGATGCCAATGCCGACGGCTCGTACGTGACACGGATCTATTTCAATCCGCTCGTCGTATGGATGTGGATCGGTGCACTGACCATGGTCGTCGGCGGCGCGCTGTCGCTGTCGGACCGGCGTTTCCGGATCGGTGCGCCGAAACGCTCGAGCGTCCCCGCCGGCGCGCAACCGGCGGAATGA
- the ccmB gene encoding heme exporter protein CcmB produces MNAVSILFRREMRLAMRQSADSLMVIAFFVIAVVLFPFGVGPEPNMLARIGPGVIWVAALLAAMLSMDRMFMGDYEDGSLELLVLSPVALEVAVCIKVLVHWLTTGVPLICAAPLLFVMMNVPGEIWPVLLLTLLLGTPVLSLIGSIGAALTLGARRGGVLLSLLILPLVIPVLIFAAGAGDAVLYGEGAKANLMLLGGVLLAALALTPWATAQALREAVA; encoded by the coding sequence ATGAACGCGGTTTCGATCCTGTTTCGCCGGGAAATGCGTCTCGCCATGCGGCAAAGCGCCGACAGCCTGATGGTGATTGCCTTTTTCGTGATTGCCGTGGTGCTGTTTCCGTTCGGTGTCGGGCCGGAACCCAACATGCTGGCCAGGATCGGCCCGGGCGTGATCTGGGTCGCGGCGCTGCTGGCGGCGATGCTGTCGATGGACCGCATGTTCATGGGGGATTACGAGGACGGCTCGCTGGAACTTCTCGTGCTGTCTCCGGTCGCCCTTGAAGTGGCGGTGTGCATCAAGGTTTTGGTGCACTGGCTGACGACCGGCGTGCCGTTGATCTGCGCGGCGCCGTTATTATTTGTGATGATGAATGTGCCGGGTGAGATCTGGCCGGTTCTGCTGCTGACGCTGCTACTCGGCACACCGGTCCTCAGCCTGATCGGCAGTATCGGCGCGGCACTGACCCTGGGGGCGCGGCGTGGCGGGGTATTGTTGTCGCTATTGATCCTGCCGCTGGTTATCCCGGTACTGATTTTCGCTGCCGGCGCCGGCGATGCGGTGCTGTACGGCGAAGGTGCTAAGGCCAATCTCATGCTGCTGGGGGGTGTTCTTCTGGCGGCCCTGGCATTGACGCCCTGGGCGACTGCGCAAGCCCTACGCGAAGCCGTGGCATAG
- the ccmE gene encoding cytochrome c maturation protein CcmE encodes MKRKHKRLTFVLVALLLLGGAAALVLSAFEENIVFFQSPSDVVAGKIGEDRRFRLGGLVEEGSVDKSAGETVTFRITDMAETVSVSYTGILPDLFREGQGVVCEGRIVNGVFVADEVLAKHDENYMPPEVADALKKSGEWKGSGN; translated from the coding sequence ATGAAACGTAAACACAAACGCCTGACATTCGTGCTTGTCGCGCTGCTGCTATTGGGGGGAGCGGCGGCATTGGTCCTGAGCGCGTTCGAGGAAAATATCGTCTTCTTCCAGAGCCCGAGCGATGTTGTTGCCGGAAAAATCGGCGAAGACCGGCGGTTTCGTCTAGGCGGTCTGGTCGAGGAAGGCAGCGTCGACAAATCGGCCGGCGAGACGGTGACTTTCCGTATCACCGATATGGCGGAAACGGTCAGCGTGTCCTACACCGGCATTTTACCGGACCTGTTCCGGGAAGGTCAGGGTGTGGTCTGCGAAGGCCGTATCGTGAACGGCGTGTTCGTTGCCGACGAAGTGCTGGCTAAGCATGACGAGAACTACATGCCGCCCGAAGTCGCCGATGCGCTCAAGAAATCGGGCGAGTGGAAAGGAAGTGGCAATTGA